One window of Atribacter laminatus genomic DNA carries:
- a CDS encoding sugar ABC transporter substrate-binding protein, whose product MKKRLVFCISILVIAFILSVGFYAGAQDKLVIGQVFWGLHDSYQQAHQVAAKAYCESLGIEYISMDGQMKPEVQAAAMEDLIARQVDGIICQAYDQAAMEVSIDAAQQAGIPVVSFVNVSSGNVKYPTMQIDEKQGAIAMGELAAKKIMEYFPGKKIKVATISDASIEWAHEQRTKAFIQGVQNVAPDMEWVFNGGKSNREIAYSTAEDILQSFPDVNIMFGYDAENVLGSLAAFEAAGRGNAKDRIPVSEIFAGVDGSVPELVKVADPNSAFKLTLALQPKSNAKKCIDMLLKIINGELDMHATDKNEAVVSFVVNGWDMSKEEIEQFVKDEWALEVDLAKEIGE is encoded by the coding sequence GTGAAAAAAAGATTAGTATTTTGCATTTCAATTTTGGTGATTGCTTTTATTCTTTCGGTAGGATTTTATGCTGGAGCCCAAGATAAGTTAGTAATAGGCCAAGTATTTTGGGGTTTGCACGATTCCTACCAACAAGCTCATCAGGTGGCAGCGAAAGCCTATTGCGAATCCTTAGGAATTGAGTATATCTCGATGGATGGGCAAATGAAGCCAGAAGTCCAAGCGGCAGCGATGGAGGATCTCATCGCTCGTCAGGTTGATGGAATCATTTGCCAAGCCTACGATCAGGCAGCTATGGAAGTGTCGATTGATGCTGCTCAACAAGCTGGGATTCCAGTGGTTTCATTCGTAAATGTGAGCTCGGGAAACGTGAAATATCCAACTATGCAAATCGATGAAAAACAGGGAGCTATTGCTATGGGAGAATTGGCAGCTAAGAAGATTATGGAATATTTCCCTGGGAAAAAGATAAAAGTTGCCACTATTAGCGATGCCTCCATCGAATGGGCTCATGAGCAGAGAACCAAAGCTTTTATTCAAGGAGTGCAAAATGTTGCTCCAGATATGGAATGGGTATTCAATGGTGGGAAGAGTAATCGAGAAATCGCTTATAGCACTGCAGAAGATATACTCCAGAGTTTCCCTGATGTCAATATTATGTTTGGTTATGATGCAGAAAATGTCTTGGGATCATTAGCGGCTTTTGAAGCGGCAGGGCGGGGAAACGCCAAGGATAGAATTCCAGTATCAGAGATTTTTGCCGGTGTGGATGGTTCGGTTCCCGAATTGGTAAAAGTTGCTGATCCAAACTCAGCTTTTAAACTCACTCTGGCTTTGCAACCAAAGAGCAACGCCAAAAAATGTATTGATATGCTGCTTAAAATAATTAATGGGGAATTGGATATGCATGCAACTGATAAAAACGAAGCCGTAGTATCTTTTGTTGTTAATGGATGGGATATGAGCAAGGAAGAAATCGAACAATTCGTGAAAGATGAATGGGCATTGGAAGTTGATTTAGCTAAGGAAATAGGAGAATAG
- a CDS encoding sugar ABC transporter ATP-binding protein — translation MEEIILEVRELSKNYPGVAALKGINLNIGRNTVHCIVGENGAGKSTFIKILTCAETRSSGEIIFNGKEFKPRSIREAMDLGISTLFQELNVVNQLTVEENLILGREPNRCGVIQRSDPSERVFQLMKEFAPDIPLKKKVAQLSFAEKQVIEIVKAIAVDASLLIMDEPTAAVSENETKRLFDIIRFLKEKNITVIYISHILDDIFTIGDVVTVFRDGEIVGTKNVVDIDRDELIRMMIGKVTVDKYVPRTVEYQNKVLEVNNLTTHKLKNVSFHLYKGEILGFYGLRGAGKTEIALALFGLDRALNGDIRIEGKSVLFDIPQDAMMNGISMVPEERLTEGLIMKLPVRPNISITNLRALSNFGVIHSQEDRKVARNYVDAMNIKVKHIEQKVATLSGGNQQKVVVSKYLHAGSNILLMDEPTRGVDIGAKEEIHRIIRSLAEKRKSIIVFSSEYPEIFNLCDRIYLLRDGQIVKEVKNQEANPEEILHIITRGKRVHYEYQAE, via the coding sequence ATGGAAGAAATCATTCTTGAGGTTCGTGAACTTTCTAAGAATTATCCTGGAGTTGCTGCATTAAAAGGAATCAATTTGAATATAGGTCGCAATACCGTTCATTGTATCGTTGGGGAGAATGGAGCGGGGAAGTCAACCTTCATTAAGATATTGACTTGCGCTGAAACCAGAAGTTCAGGGGAAATTATTTTTAATGGAAAAGAATTTAAGCCTCGATCGATACGTGAAGCGATGGATTTGGGGATTAGTACATTATTTCAAGAACTCAACGTAGTAAACCAACTCACCGTTGAAGAGAATCTTATTTTAGGAAGAGAACCAAATCGATGTGGTGTCATTCAAAGAAGTGATCCCTCCGAAAGAGTTTTCCAGCTCATGAAAGAGTTTGCTCCCGATATTCCACTCAAGAAAAAAGTTGCTCAGCTTAGTTTTGCTGAAAAACAAGTCATTGAAATTGTCAAAGCTATTGCCGTGGATGCAAGCCTGTTAATTATGGATGAACCAACTGCTGCGGTTTCAGAGAATGAAACCAAACGTTTATTTGATATTATTCGTTTCTTGAAGGAAAAAAATATCACGGTAATTTATATCAGCCACATATTAGATGATATTTTTACTATAGGAGATGTGGTTACGGTGTTTCGCGATGGTGAAATTGTTGGAACAAAAAATGTGGTGGACATTGATCGGGATGAATTGATCCGAATGATGATTGGTAAAGTAACCGTGGATAAATATGTACCACGAACGGTTGAATATCAAAACAAGGTTTTGGAAGTAAATAATCTGACAACTCACAAGCTTAAAAATGTGAGCTTTCATCTGTATAAGGGTGAGATATTGGGGTTTTATGGTTTAAGAGGAGCGGGAAAAACTGAAATTGCCTTGGCTCTTTTTGGGTTAGACCGAGCATTGAATGGGGATATCCGGATTGAAGGAAAAAGTGTTTTATTTGATATTCCTCAAGACGCCATGATGAACGGTATATCCATGGTACCGGAAGAACGGCTAACTGAAGGATTAATTATGAAGCTTCCAGTGCGACCAAATATATCGATTACCAATCTAAGAGCTCTTTCCAATTTTGGAGTCATCCATAGCCAGGAAGATCGTAAAGTAGCGAGAAATTATGTTGATGCAATGAATATCAAGGTAAAACATATTGAGCAAAAAGTAGCGACTCTCAGCGGTGGAAACCAACAGAAGGTTGTGGTTTCAAAATACCTGCATGCCGGTTCTAATATTCTATTGATGGATGAACCCACCCGGGGAGTGGACATTGGTGCCAAGGAAGAAATTCATCGTATTATAAGAAGTTTAGCCGAGAAGAGAAAGTCAATCATCGTTTTTTCTTCAGAATATCCGGAGATTTTTAATCTCTGTGATCGCATTTATTTACTCCGAGATGGTCAAATTGTGAAGGAAGTAAAAAATCAAGAGGCGAATCCTGAAGAAATTTTACATATTATCACCCGCGGGAAGAGGGTTCATTATGAATATCAAGCTGAGTAG
- a CDS encoding ABC transporter permease — MNIKLSSGFMQKMVIVGVLLLIIIVLSFLSKSFLTVTNFNNVTRQVAFVVITGCAITPLMISGNFDLSIGSVLGLTGMLSALFVTQSIPLWFSIILSTLVGSAIGLLNGLMVVKLKIPSIIATLGTMYAARGLALVISGGNSIHMGLGKSFTVLGRGYLGGIPIIFIIMFLTIFLFYFIESKTILGRYTFAIGGNKRTALLSGINVGSIIILLYFLVGTLTGFSGTLMASRLGVGQAMVGSGFEFDVIVAVVLGGTSIEGGEGSIFGMLIGAFIVGFIANGLNLMGIHSFYQSIVKGVVLVGAVLLDQKLKGRIAD; from the coding sequence ATGAATATCAAGCTGAGTAGCGGCTTTATGCAAAAAATGGTTATTGTTGGGGTTTTGTTACTGATTATTATTGTTCTTTCTTTTCTTTCTAAATCGTTTCTAACCGTGACCAATTTTAACAATGTTACCCGGCAGGTCGCTTTTGTGGTCATCACCGGTTGTGCCATCACGCCTCTGATGATTTCGGGTAACTTTGATTTATCGATAGGAAGCGTATTGGGTCTTACAGGAATGCTCTCAGCCCTCTTTGTTACTCAATCGATTCCCCTATGGTTTTCAATTATTCTTTCAACACTAGTGGGAAGCGCAATCGGCCTTTTAAACGGACTGATGGTGGTCAAATTGAAAATCCCTTCTATTATCGCTACCTTGGGAACCATGTATGCAGCTCGGGGGTTGGCATTAGTCATCAGCGGTGGGAATAGTATCCACATGGGGTTAGGAAAGAGTTTTACTGTCTTGGGGCGAGGATATCTTGGTGGGATACCCATTATTTTCATCATCATGTTTTTAACCATTTTCCTTTTTTATTTTATCGAAAGCAAAACCATTTTAGGTCGTTATACGTTTGCCATTGGTGGGAATAAAAGAACTGCGCTCCTTTCGGGAATCAACGTTGGTTCAATTATTATCTTGCTTTATTTCCTGGTTGGAACTTTGACCGGGTTTTCGGGTACTTTAATGGCTTCCCGCTTGGGAGTTGGCCAAGCAATGGTCGGATCCGGCTTTGAGTTTGATGTTATCGTGGCTGTGGTGTTAGGCGGAACCAGTATCGAAGGAGGAGAAGGATCAATATTTGGTATGTTGATTGGGGCTTTTATTGTTGGTTTTATTGCCAATGGTCTCAATTTGATGGGAATTCATTCTTTTTATCAAAGTATTGTCAAGGGTGTGGTTTTGGTAGGAGCGGTTCTTTTGGATCAAAAATTGAAAGGAAGAATCGCTGATTAA
- a CDS encoding sensory rhodopsin transducer: MAIGKKVWVIPDGELPRKELGRWDSHEAIMILNTNPFEVKIRVTVYFKDQEPVEGIILKLGAKRMFDFRVDRPEEFGGYAMPAGKAYSLVLSCDHPIVVEYSRLLSLGECFGMFTTIPYFEEEIN, translated from the coding sequence ATGGCAATTGGGAAAAAAGTATGGGTTATTCCAGATGGTGAGCTTCCCCGAAAAGAACTAGGAAGGTGGGATTCTCATGAAGCGATCATGATTCTTAATACCAATCCTTTTGAGGTAAAAATACGAGTCACGGTCTATTTTAAGGATCAAGAGCCGGTAGAGGGGATCATACTCAAATTAGGGGCTAAGCGAATGTTTGATTTCCGAGTTGATCGACCTGAGGAATTTGGCGGATATGCCATGCCAGCCGGGAAAGCATATTCTTTGGTTCTTAGCTGTGATCATCCCATAGTCGTGGAATATTCCCGCTTGCTCTCCCTTGGTGAATGTTTCGGAATGTTTACTACCATTCCTTATTTTGAAGAGGAAATTAATTAA
- a CDS encoding substrate-binding domain-containing protein: protein MRKRSVFSIRCMVMLIMLVFLVGTAMAQEQVLMETRGPQGEEPTWYSDVTLTPEEMQKVKEGNYKAAYLMHTSSDFANALMAGAKDLFNELGIELVVTTDAAMDPTKQKTDVETALALKPDIILTLVIDPVAGAEAFRPAVEAGVKLVFMSNLPDGYVQGKDYVGIVTDDLFGMGKVAAEMLADALGGKGKIAWLFHDASYYVTNQRDNAFKTVIQQNYPDIEIVAEQGIANPADSETIASALITQHPEITGFYVPWDTPAEGVVAACRAAKRPDIKIVTLDLGANNALDMAQEGNVVGIAADLAYMLGYTKAMLGVYGVLEKPAPPFVIVPAIKVTKENLVEGWRESLHQDPPPEIMDMYN, encoded by the coding sequence ATGAGAAAAAGATCGGTATTTTCTATCCGTTGTATGGTTATGCTAATTATGTTGGTTTTTTTAGTAGGAACGGCAATGGCCCAGGAACAAGTATTAATGGAAACCAGAGGTCCCCAAGGAGAAGAACCCACTTGGTATAGTGATGTCACCTTAACTCCAGAAGAAATGCAAAAAGTAAAAGAAGGAAACTACAAAGCAGCTTATTTGATGCATACTTCATCTGATTTTGCTAATGCTCTCATGGCGGGTGCCAAAGATCTTTTTAATGAACTGGGAATTGAATTAGTGGTAACGACGGATGCTGCCATGGATCCAACCAAGCAAAAAACCGATGTGGAAACTGCCCTGGCCCTTAAGCCTGACATTATTCTAACCTTGGTTATCGATCCAGTTGCTGGTGCTGAAGCCTTCCGGCCTGCAGTAGAAGCTGGAGTGAAGTTGGTATTTATGAGCAACCTTCCTGATGGATATGTTCAGGGAAAAGATTATGTTGGAATTGTTACTGACGACCTTTTTGGTATGGGGAAAGTTGCTGCTGAGATGTTGGCTGATGCTTTAGGTGGGAAGGGGAAGATTGCCTGGCTGTTCCATGATGCCAGTTATTATGTCACCAATCAGCGAGACAACGCTTTTAAAACCGTGATCCAACAAAACTATCCCGATATTGAAATTGTAGCTGAACAGGGCATTGCCAATCCAGCTGACTCTGAAACGATTGCTTCAGCGCTCATAACCCAGCACCCGGAAATCACTGGATTTTATGTTCCTTGGGATACGCCGGCTGAAGGAGTTGTCGCTGCCTGTCGCGCAGCAAAAAGACCAGATATTAAAATTGTCACCTTAGATCTGGGTGCCAACAATGCTCTCGATATGGCACAAGAAGGCAATGTTGTCGGTATCGCTGCTGACTTGGCTTACATGCTCGGTTATACCAAGGCGATGTTGGGAGTCTATGGAGTACTGGAAAAACCAGCACCACCATTTGTGATTGTTCCTGCTATTAAAGTAACCAAAGAAAATTTGGTAGAAGGTTGGAGAGAATCGCTTCATCAAGATCCACCTCCTGAAATAATGGACATGTATAATTAA
- a CDS encoding sugar ABC transporter ATP-binding protein, whose product MSTPVLECRQICKSFGGVPVLNNVDFILEKGEIHALVGQNGAGKSTLMKIINGVYNRDSGDILIEGEEQVYKSAQEARKAGISMVFQDFSLVPTLTVAQNIFLARELSGGRVVLDDRRMEEITQKLLDSIGIDISIHPRENVENLSVGSKQLVEIAKALSTDSKILIFDEPTASLSQAEISSLFSVIQNLKKKGISIIYISHYLKDIFKLCDSVTVLRDGVNVLSQPISETSLEKVIDAMVGKKVGNRISWERSQRGGEEKPLLSVRNLSTDSIHQISFDLWPGEIVGLAGLLGSGRTEIFKALFGLDPIKSGEIFIQGEKSTILSVPDALKHGLGLVPEDRRNQGLIMDFSINENILLPLMNKLTQLILINDQKGKEISQKFVSDFKVKCDGIEQQVRYLSGGNQQKVVVAKNVANQPKIVLLDDPTFGVDIQSKWEIMNIVKEFARLGNGVLFISSEFGEIASFCDRVLVVKKGEIIETIVNCNEQSLDEEALLKMVQ is encoded by the coding sequence ATGTCAACGCCGGTTTTAGAATGCCGTCAAATCTGTAAATCTTTTGGTGGGGTACCCGTTTTAAACAATGTAGATTTTATTCTTGAGAAAGGTGAAATACACGCATTAGTTGGTCAGAATGGCGCCGGCAAATCAACTTTAATGAAAATTATTAACGGAGTCTATAACCGGGATAGTGGTGATATTTTAATCGAAGGGGAAGAACAGGTTTATAAATCTGCTCAAGAAGCGCGCAAGGCTGGAATTAGCATGGTGTTCCAAGATTTTAGCTTGGTGCCTACTCTGACAGTTGCCCAAAATATTTTTTTAGCTCGAGAATTATCAGGTGGACGTGTCGTATTAGACGATCGAAGAATGGAGGAGATAACCCAAAAACTTCTTGATTCGATCGGAATCGATATTTCCATTCATCCCCGGGAAAATGTTGAAAATTTGAGCGTCGGCTCAAAACAATTAGTTGAAATAGCGAAAGCTCTTTCAACCGATTCAAAAATACTAATCTTCGATGAGCCCACAGCATCTCTCTCCCAAGCTGAAATATCTTCATTGTTTAGCGTTATTCAAAATTTAAAAAAGAAAGGGATTTCGATCATTTACATTTCCCATTATTTAAAAGATATTTTTAAGTTATGTGATTCGGTAACTGTTTTACGAGATGGAGTCAACGTTTTATCCCAACCGATTTCAGAAACATCATTAGAAAAAGTTATTGATGCCATGGTTGGGAAGAAAGTTGGAAATAGGATTAGTTGGGAAAGAAGCCAGCGAGGTGGCGAAGAAAAACCGCTCCTATCGGTTCGAAACCTTTCTACTGATTCGATTCACCAAATCAGTTTTGATCTTTGGCCTGGTGAGATAGTTGGTTTGGCTGGACTATTAGGAAGCGGACGTACCGAAATATTTAAAGCTCTTTTTGGCTTGGATCCTATAAAAAGTGGAGAAATATTTATTCAGGGTGAAAAATCAACTATTCTATCGGTTCCCGATGCTCTAAAGCACGGGCTGGGTTTGGTCCCAGAGGATCGACGAAATCAGGGTCTTATTATGGATTTTTCAATTAATGAAAATATCTTGCTTCCTCTAATGAACAAACTGACTCAGCTCATTTTAATCAATGATCAAAAAGGGAAAGAAATCAGTCAAAAATTTGTCAGTGATTTTAAAGTGAAATGTGATGGTATTGAACAACAGGTTCGGTATCTTTCCGGCGGTAATCAACAAAAAGTTGTCGTTGCTAAAAATGTGGCCAATCAACCAAAAATCGTTCTCCTTGATGATCCAACATTTGGAGTGGACATTCAATCGAAATGGGAAATTATGAATATAGTTAAAGAATTTGCCCGATTGGGGAACGGTGTTTTATTTATTTCTTCCGAGTTTGGAGAAATAGCCTCTTTCTGTGATCGGGTGTTGGTGGTTAAAAAAGGAGAGATAATTGAAACAATTGTTAATTGTAATGAACAAAGCCTTGATGAAGAAGCCCTCTTGAAGATGGTGCAGTAG
- a CDS encoding ABC transporter permease, whose translation MKKRSQSNRAINTNEFIVYIAFLAIFVFFSIVLRGRGFLSSENLMNIARQTAMISVMAVGMTFVLAAGEIDLSIGSIVALASLTTALALRHSSLLVGVITGLGTGVLIGMVNGLFVAKIGVPSFLVTLGMTGIITGLARWITQLKSIPVTNKTYNFIFGSGDIGPISILFVWTVVLLIMGQVALRKTKFGRYVLATGGNKISALYSGINVERIKFSVMVLNGALAALAGMLYAGRLHGARYTLGETDLMTVIAAVIIGGTSMSGGRGSVIGSIVGSLIMGMINNGLILMGLSVDQQMIFRGLIIIIAVSLTMREKKK comes from the coding sequence TTGAAAAAAAGAAGTCAATCAAATCGAGCCATCAATACCAATGAATTTATAGTGTATATTGCCTTTTTAGCAATTTTTGTCTTTTTTTCTATCGTTCTCAGAGGGCGGGGATTTCTCTCTTCGGAGAATTTAATGAACATTGCTCGTCAGACTGCCATGATTTCGGTTATGGCTGTTGGGATGACTTTTGTCTTGGCTGCTGGAGAAATTGATCTTTCGATCGGTTCTATTGTAGCGTTGGCGTCACTTACAACTGCATTAGCCCTCCGCCACAGCTCCTTATTGGTTGGAGTTATTACTGGGTTGGGTACCGGAGTTTTAATTGGTATGGTTAACGGTCTTTTTGTAGCTAAAATCGGAGTCCCCTCCTTTCTTGTCACCCTGGGAATGACCGGAATTATTACCGGATTAGCCCGTTGGATTACGCAGCTTAAATCTATTCCGGTAACTAATAAAACCTATAATTTTATTTTTGGATCAGGAGATATCGGACCGATATCAATTCTTTTTGTTTGGACAGTTGTTTTGCTCATTATGGGTCAAGTTGCCTTGAGGAAGACCAAATTTGGTCGTTATGTGTTGGCAACTGGTGGAAATAAAATATCTGCTCTTTATTCAGGAATCAATGTTGAAAGAATTAAATTTTCCGTTATGGTTTTAAATGGTGCCTTAGCAGCTTTGGCTGGAATGCTATATGCTGGTAGACTTCATGGTGCTCGTTATACTTTAGGCGAAACTGATTTGATGACGGTTATAGCAGCAGTTATCATTGGAGGCACCAGCATGTCAGGAGGCCGGGGATCGGTAATCGGTTCCATCGTTGGTTCTCTTATAATGGGAATGATTAATAATGGATTGATATTGATGGGTTTATCAGTCGATCAACAAATGATTTTCCGTGGATTGATTATTATTATTGCAGTTTCTTTGACCATGAGAGAAAAGAAAAAATAA
- a CDS encoding glycoside hydrolase family 3 protein, producing MNFPSPIQSLLNSLSLEEKVGQLFLLAFAGHNLNPITPLIVEYGIGGCYLSQENASNPEEAKELTLSLQKFTQRTSHQIPLILGVDHEGTWGVLVPYSTTGPGNLALGATGKPELTQKIYDIFGKEMLSVGFNAIFAPCADCNSNPHNAIIGMRSFGEFPNRVADQVVAAVKGANTSGIISTLKHFPGHGDASIDSHRNLPTVNKNLNQLEQGDLYPFQQGIDAGVNMVMTSHILFPQIDSINPATMSPLIMNHLLREKMGFKGVVLTDSMNMGAIKKNYPSDEAAIKAIQAGVDMIMLAEEHYDHDSSIYIKQHMKLIQSVIQAVKKGRITQERLDQASGRILTLKFNKGIFSAPSMIADLKPQFGLSDHASVALDAASSAITILRDRSQLWPINLNQPLTVINCVPRDAYAILSHTRGIGPNQSEPAFDIFEKELVRLGVDIKIYHYEDLRDEAIPETILSAHSFIAVTEDYPLPGADFETNLQKQLVNKLSTSVGDRMIVLAFRSSYELSEFPSVSTYICTYSSRPCSALAAAQNLVNKKPLTGQAPISVL from the coding sequence ATGAATTTTCCATCACCAATTCAGTCCCTTCTGAATTCTCTTTCTCTTGAAGAAAAAGTTGGACAGCTATTTCTTCTAGCTTTTGCAGGGCACAACCTTAACCCGATTACACCACTTATTGTAGAATACGGTATTGGTGGCTGCTATTTAAGCCAGGAGAACGCCTCCAATCCTGAAGAAGCAAAAGAATTGACGCTTTCACTCCAGAAATTTACCCAGCGAACATCCCATCAAATTCCTCTTATTTTAGGCGTAGATCATGAGGGAACCTGGGGAGTGCTGGTTCCGTATAGTACAACCGGGCCGGGAAATTTAGCCTTGGGTGCAACCGGAAAACCAGAACTAACACAAAAAATATACGATATTTTTGGAAAAGAAATGCTCTCGGTTGGCTTCAATGCTATTTTTGCTCCCTGTGCTGATTGTAATTCCAATCCTCATAATGCCATTATCGGTATGCGATCCTTTGGTGAATTTCCCAATAGAGTCGCTGACCAGGTTGTAGCCGCCGTCAAAGGAGCAAATACCAGTGGCATAATATCAACCTTGAAGCATTTTCCCGGTCATGGAGATGCTTCCATAGACAGCCATCGCAATCTCCCAACTGTGAATAAAAACCTCAATCAATTAGAACAAGGTGACCTTTATCCTTTTCAACAAGGTATTGACGCTGGTGTCAATATGGTCATGACCTCCCATATCCTTTTCCCTCAAATCGATTCTATCAATCCTGCGACTATGTCCCCCTTAATTATGAACCATCTCCTTCGGGAAAAAATGGGCTTTAAAGGAGTGGTGCTCACTGACAGCATGAATATGGGAGCTATAAAGAAAAATTACCCTTCTGATGAAGCCGCCATCAAGGCCATTCAAGCCGGTGTTGATATGATTATGTTAGCTGAAGAACACTACGATCATGATTCCTCGATATATATTAAACAGCATATGAAGCTTATCCAAAGCGTCATTCAAGCGGTAAAAAAAGGAAGAATAACTCAGGAAAGATTAGACCAAGCTTCGGGAAGAATTCTAACTCTCAAATTTAATAAAGGGATTTTCTCTGCTCCGTCGATGATAGCCGATTTAAAACCACAGTTTGGCTTGAGTGATCATGCATCAGTAGCCCTTGATGCGGCGTCTTCAGCAATTACAATTTTACGGGATCGTTCGCAATTATGGCCAATAAATTTAAATCAGCCGCTTACTGTCATTAATTGTGTCCCACGCGATGCCTATGCTATTCTCTCTCACACCAGAGGCATTGGTCCAAACCAATCGGAACCGGCATTTGACATCTTTGAAAAAGAACTGGTTCGTTTAGGTGTTGACATTAAAATCTATCATTATGAAGACTTAAGGGATGAAGCTATCCCCGAAACAATATTATCAGCTCATTCTTTCATTGCAGTGACCGAGGATTATCCACTTCCTGGTGCGGATTTTGAAACCAACCTCCAAAAACAGTTAGTAAATAAACTATCAACATCTGTCGGCGATCGAATGATCGTTCTTGCTTTTCGCAGCTCCTATGAGCTTTCCGAATTTCCTTCAGTGAGTACTTATATTTGTACTTACTCCAGTCGACCTTGTTCAGCTTTAGCAGCTGCCCAAAATCTTGTAAATAAAAAACCACTCACTGGTCAAGCTCCTATCTCTGTCCTGTAA
- a CDS encoding ROK family transcriptional regulator, with amino-acid sequence MTLILFIVYNVNSSFSNRTNGTMMMTTLTSSRVNDIHKKMVFRYIWEKEQVSRTQIRSNFGFSKSTVSGIIRDLIDQGLIVENGQEDAPLGRKPELLTVNPQGPVVLSVLLKDFGDVEVAIVDLKGTILNRESFTLLTKEPPRAAVDEVAWFVNEALSRFPETTCLGIGLGAPGIVNHRSGVIEYSAHFGWKGIPIGSMLAASVNQKFPILVDNRTTAATLGEMWFGSGKNSRNLICINCGEAIGAGIVIEGKIYRGFLDGVGEIGHIPLIQNGNPCFCGKTGCIESMVSLPALMKKMGRKYTGEDDATRILRDKIKKPSTREMTLEAYSTLGEITAILTNVLAPEKIIFAGGLTRIEPEEMLRSVQQKVQEKALEPLARNIQLEMSRFHQEAEALWGASLVMENLFSLEIIR; translated from the coding sequence TTGACATTGATTCTATTTATTGTTTACAATGTTAATAGTTCGTTCTCGAATCGAACAAATGGTACAATGATGATGACAACTCTAACCAGTTCTCGAGTTAATGATATCCACAAGAAAATGGTTTTCCGTTATATCTGGGAAAAAGAACAGGTATCACGAACCCAGATACGGTCCAATTTTGGGTTTAGTAAATCGACGGTATCGGGTATTATTCGTGATTTAATTGACCAAGGTTTAATTGTTGAAAATGGTCAAGAAGATGCTCCTTTGGGGAGGAAACCCGAGCTTCTCACGGTGAATCCCCAGGGACCAGTGGTCCTCAGCGTTTTACTTAAAGATTTTGGGGACGTTGAAGTTGCTATTGTTGACCTCAAGGGTACCATCCTTAACCGAGAATCCTTCACCTTATTAACCAAAGAACCACCCCGAGCCGCTGTGGATGAGGTTGCCTGGTTTGTGAATGAAGCTCTTTCGAGGTTTCCAGAAACGACCTGTTTAGGTATAGGCTTGGGTGCTCCGGGTATTGTTAACCATCGTTCGGGAGTTATTGAATACTCAGCTCATTTTGGGTGGAAAGGGATACCAATCGGTTCGATGTTGGCAGCGAGTGTAAATCAAAAATTCCCTATTTTAGTTGATAACCGAACCACTGCAGCCACCTTGGGGGAAATGTGGTTCGGAAGCGGAAAAAACTCTCGAAATCTTATCTGTATCAACTGCGGAGAAGCCATTGGAGCAGGAATTGTCATTGAAGGGAAAATATATCGGGGTTTTTTAGATGGCGTTGGTGAAATAGGTCATATTCCTTTGATCCAAAATGGAAATCCTTGTTTTTGTGGAAAAACCGGTTGTATTGAATCAATGGTTTCACTTCCCGCTTTAATGAAAAAAATGGGAAGAAAATATACCGGAGAGGACGATGCAACTCGTATACTGCGAGATAAAATTAAGAAACCTTCGACAAGGGAAATGACCTTGGAAGCCTATTCTACTTTAGGCGAGATAACTGCCATCCTTACTAATGTTTTAGCACCCGAGAAGATTATTTTTGCCGGAGGGCTTACCCGGATCGAGCCGGAGGAAATGTTACGTTCAGTCCAACAAAAAGTCCAAGAAAAAGCTCTGGAACCTTTAGCGCGCAATATTCAGTTAGAAATGAGTCGTTTTCACCAAGAAGCTGAAGCGCTCTGGGGTGCTTCTCTGGTGATGGAAAATTTATTTAGTTTAGAGATAATTCGTTGA